The Metabacillus sediminilitoris genome window below encodes:
- a CDS encoding VOC family protein: MKLGAFSVSLNVKDINKSKVFYENLGFQVLGGDITQNWLIMKNENCIIGLFQGMFERNILTFNPGWNENGGNLDSFTDIRDIQKQLKAKGINMLTEADEASEGPAHFTIEDPDGNQILVDQHR, encoded by the coding sequence ATGAAACTAGGTGCATTTTCTGTAAGTTTAAATGTAAAAGACATTAACAAATCAAAGGTATTTTACGAAAACCTAGGATTTCAAGTTTTAGGTGGTGATATCACGCAAAATTGGCTTATTATGAAGAATGAAAATTGTATAATCGGGTTGTTCCAAGGTATGTTTGAAAGAAACATCCTGACTTTTAATCCTGGATGGAATGAAAATGGCGGAAATCTCGATTCGTTTACAGACATTCGAGACATTCAAAAACAGCTTAAAGCAAAAGGAATCAACATGTTGACTGAAGCAGATGAAGCAAGTGAAGGACCTGCACATTTTACAATTGAAGATCCAGACGGAAATCAAATTCTTGTCGATCAACATCGATGA
- a CDS encoding DUF1801 domain-containing protein — protein sequence MDEKGRTIEAVDKYMMDLPEDIQIITGELRKIILHSSTKLIEEFKWSMPNYSYHGLLCYLQASKKHVNLGFHRGNELLDKDTNKLLQGTGKTMRHIRIKKFEDIQSEAFAYLIKEALALNETIKTYTKAVPGCRLKCLQRQKSI from the coding sequence ATGGATGAAAAAGGTAGAACGATTGAAGCGGTAGACAAATATATGATGGATTTACCAGAGGATATACAAATCATTACTGGTGAATTAAGAAAAATCATCCTTCATTCTTCAACAAAACTAATTGAAGAGTTTAAATGGTCTATGCCAAATTACTCTTATCATGGATTGTTATGTTATCTTCAAGCATCCAAGAAACACGTTAATCTTGGTTTTCATAGAGGGAATGAACTTCTAGACAAGGATACGAACAAATTATTACAAGGTACAGGAAAAACAATGAGACACATTAGAATAAAAAAGTTTGAAGATATTCAAAGTGAAGCTTTCGCTTATCTAATTAAAGAAGCACTTGCATTGAATGAGACGATTAAAACTTACACAAAGGCAGTACCGGGCTGCAGGTTGAAATGTTTGCAGCGACAAAAATCCATCTGA